A window of the Lactuca sativa cultivar Salinas chromosome 5, Lsat_Salinas_v11, whole genome shotgun sequence genome harbors these coding sequences:
- the LOC111897285 gene encoding COP1-interacting protein 7 isoform X3: MKSKTRLDSAVFQLTPTRTRCDLYIIANDKKEKIASGLLNPFIAHLKTAQDQIAEGGYSVLLQPESGSNATWFTKCTVESFVRFVSTPEILERVYTIESEILQIEEAIAIQGNNDIMIEDQHVKPLAMSVNEGNKPGHDTDEDKAIVLYKPGVQETSSSSGKEGNSKVQLLNVLETRKTVLKKEQGMAFARAVAAGFEIDHVANLLSFAECFGASRLMSACLRYMDLWKQKHDSGQWVEIEPEDAISTRSDYSAINASGIVLSSHNNELRSEATTPETKEKTSSDPNAGQFPHPAFPPWSMHSSPGYQAYHMQGMPYYQHYPGNGPFYPPPYPPMEDPHRIEQKRQSMDNFDSEESSEQHKNTGKMKSGKVVIRNINFINSKRQDSSEDDESASDTDPKSNAIANKKTLRSPKRKGKKETESDNGHWDAFQSFILKGAAEDGKESNEDMFSMERNRNQNPQKRQQKTMSGDDPLVHGGHADNIQGDKIDMQSYERNGRKIIYRNGNDDDFMVGGRAQANVRNSLDPLADSRFQDRNGIDLRGNTDEALMVSIRSSSGVNDNRITTINMDYDLSSRSQNPENKVNYEPHDLSLMPERGVEDRSIGYDPALDYEMQLTEDEKRRKESLIDVKKGSKSAEKIQRSKVNGDKKLVGPIRKGKPSKVNSTLEDAKARAEKLRSFKADLQKMKKEQQDAELKRLEGLKIERQKRIAARANSNSNSNSHSHSNSNSISTRKSLPSKLSPMSHKSSKFTDSEPGSSSPLQRSKIRSIGSTNSKKPSTNSKLTEGSSSNRMTKSMSSMSDTKKEVNSIVTPDSKASITRIRRLSDPKKINNNNTHPTTTTLLKTRSAEIVSKTKLSNGPEIKKISAIMSLDQSKAASLPELKIKTSKVSSNLSEKFSKMNEEKDKVSGVAKVNLNEKLLIDENPMIDKSVVMLEHKQPSPVTCRVSKKFEEDCVGIQKVEVVDKETISIQPSSCEVRKNSEMVESSGEKSYQAPVARVSSFEDPSTRNSEYAKAPQPQTNFVGGGTEKAYISDFNNLKLEKIPEVLEKPQVKEVKGFRRLLKLGKKSHTHSDTASGNDVASSGGVHTLKTLIAEDRAPTHGQKSSRHFSLLSSFRGEKKPTP; encoded by the exons ATGAAGTCGAAGACTCGTTTGGACTCCGCCGTATTTCAACTCACGCCAACAAGAACAAG GTGTGATTTATACATCATCGCAAATGATAAGAAAGAGAAGATCGCTTCTGGTTTGCTGAACCCTTTTATTGCGCACCTAAAGACAGCTCAGGATCAGATTGCAGAAGGTGGTTATTCAGTTTTGCTTCAACCAGAATCTGGCAGTAATGCAACATGGTTTACAAAGTGTACAGTTGAAAG TTTTGTTCGCTTTGTGAGCACCCCGGAGATTCTTGAACGTGTCTACACTATAGAATCTGAAATCCTACAGATAGAAGAAGCAATTGCCATTCAAGGAAACAATGATATTATG ATAGAAGACCAACATGTAAAGCCTCTAGCAATGTCAGTCAATGAAGGTAACAAACCTGGACATGATACTGATGAGGATAAGGCAATTGTCCTTTATAAG CCTGGTGTTCAGGAGACTAGCAGTTCCAGTGGCAAGGAGGGAAATTCAAA AGTCCAGCTCTTAAATGTTCTTGAGACACGCAAAACAGTGCTGAAGAAAGAACAAGGCATGGCTTTTGCACGTGCTGTAGCTGCTGGATTTGAAATTGACCATGTGGCAAATTTGTTATCTTTTGCTGAATGTTTCGGTGCATCACGTCTAAT GAGTGCTTGTTTGAGGTACATGGATTTATGGAAGCAGAAACATGATTCAGGACAATGGGTTGAAATAGAACCAGAAGATGCAATTTCCACCAGATCAGATTATTCTGCCATAAATGCATCTGGAATTGTGCTTTCAAGTCATAATAATGAACTCAGAAGTGAGGCTACAACTCCAGAAACTAAAGAAAAAACATCCAGTGATCCAAATGCAG GACAATTTCCCCATCCAGCTTTTCCTCCATGGTCAATGCATTCTTCCCCTGGTTATCAAGCATATCATATGCAAGGAATGCCCTACTATCAACATTATCCAGGAAATGGTCCATTTTACCCTCCACCTTACCCTCCAATGGAGGATCCCCATAGAATTGAACAAAAGAGGCAATCCATGGATAACTTTGATTCTGAAGAAAGTTCAGAACAACATAAAAATACAGGAAAAATGAAATCAGGGAAGGTGGTTATTCGTAATATTAACTTCATCAACTCAAAAAGACAAGATTCCTCAGAAGATGATGAGTCAGCTTCTGACACTGATCCCAAGAGTAATGCAATTGCAAATAAGAAAACCTTAAGATCTCCAAAGAGAAAAGGTAAAAAAGAAACCGAATCTGATAATGGCCATTGGGATGCATTTCAAAGTTTTATACTCAAAGGAGCTGCAGAAGATGGAAAGGAATCCAATGAAGATATGTTTTCCATGGAAAGGAATCGGAATCAGAATCCCCAAAAAAGACAACAAAAAACCATGTCTGGTGATGATCCATTAGTTCATGGAGGACATGCTGACAATATCCAAGGGGACAAAATTGATATGCAATCATATGAAAGAAATGGAAGAAAGATTATTTACAGGAATGGAAATGATGATGATTTCATGGTAGGTGGAAGAGCACAAGCAAATGTAAGGAATTCGTTAGATCCATTGGCTGATTCCAGGTTTCAGGATCGGAATGGAATTGACTTACGTGGGAATACCGATGAAGCATTAATGGTTTCCATCCGATCATCTTCTGGTGTAAATGACAATAGAATTACTACCATCAACATGGATTATGACCTCTCATCAAGAAGTCAAAATCCAGAAAACAAAGTCAACTATGAGCCACATGACTTAAGCTTGATGCCTGAACGAGGTGTTGAAGATAGGTCAATAGGGTATGATCCTGCTCTAGACTACGAAATGCAATTAACTGAAGATGAGAAAAGGAGAAAAGAGAGTTTGATTGATGTCAAGAAAGGATCCAAAAGTGCAGAAAAGATCCAAAGGTCAAAAGTTAATGGGGATAAGAAGCTTGTGGGACCCATAAGGAAGGGTAAACCATCAAAGGTGAATAGTACTTTAGAGGATGCAAAGGCACGTGCTGAGAAACTAAGATCTTTCAAAGCTGATCTCCAGAAAATGAAGAAAGAACAg CAAGATGCAGAACTTAAAAGACTCGAAGGTCTAAAGATAGAAAGGCAAAAGAGAATTGCTGCACGAgccaattccaattccaattccaattcccattcccattccaattccaattccatttCCACGAGAAAATCATTACCATCAAAACTTTCCCCTATGTCCCACAAATCATCAAAGTTCACAGATTCAGAACCCGGATCATCATCTCCTCTACAAAGATCCAAAATAAGATCAATAGGATCAACAAATTCAAAGAAACCCTCAACAAACAGCAAATTAACTGAAGGGAGTAGTAGTAACAGGATGACTAAATCCATGTCATCAATGTCTGACACAAAGAAAGAAGTCAACTCCATTGTTACTCCTGATTCAAAAGCTTCCATTACACGTATTAGAAGGCTATCAGACCCTAaaaagatcaacaacaacaacactcaTCCTACAACTACAACTTTATTGAAGACACGGAGTGCAGAAATTGTTTCTAAAACAAAATTATCAAATGGGCCTGAAATTAAAAAGATTTCTGCTATTATGAGCCTTGATCAAAGTAAGGCAGCGAGTTTACCAGAGCTGAAGATCAAAACATCTAAAGTGTCTTCGAATTTAAGTGAAAAGTTTTCGAAAATGAATGAGGAGAAAGACAAAGTTTCTGGAGTTGCTAAAGTGAATTTGAATGAAAAATTGTTGATTGATGAGAATCCTATGATTGATAAGAGTGTTGTAATGCTTGAACATAAGCAGCCTTCTCCAGTAACTTGTAGGGTAAGTAAAAAGTTTGAGGAAGATTGTGTAGGCATTCAAAAGGTGGAAGTTGTTGATAAGGAGACCATTTCAATCCAACCGAGTTCTTGTGAG GTGAGGAAAAATTCAGAAATGGTGGAAAGTTCAGGGGAAAAAAGCTACCAAGCACCTGTTGCACGTGTGTCATCTTTTGAAGATCCATCAACTAGAAACTCAGAATATGCAAAAGCACCTCAGCCTCAGACAAATTTTGTGGGTGGGGGAACTGAAAAAGCATATATATCTGATTTTAACAACTTAAAATTGGAAAAGATCCCTGAAGTCCTTGAAAAGC
- the LOC111897285 gene encoding COP1-interacting protein 7 isoform X1, whose product MKSKTRLDSAVFQLTPTRTRCDLYIIANDKKEKIASGLLNPFIAHLKTAQDQIAEGGYSVLLQPESGSNATWFTKCTVESFVRFVSTPEILERVYTIESEILQIEEAIAIQGNNDIMIEDQHVKPLAMSVNEGNKPGHDTDEDKAIVLYKPGVQETSSSSGKEGNSKVQLLNVLETRKTVLKKEQGMAFARAVAAGFEIDHVANLLSFAECFGASRLMSACLRYMDLWKQKHDSGQWVEIEPEDAISTRSDYSAINASGIVLSSHNNELRSEATTPETKEKTSSDPNAAGQQQYHTGQFPHPAFPPWSMHSSPGYQAYHMQGMPYYQHYPGNGPFYPPPYPPMEDPHRIEQKRQSMDNFDSEESSEQHKNTGKMKSGKVVIRNINFINSKRQDSSEDDESASDTDPKSNAIANKKTLRSPKRKGKKETESDNGHWDAFQSFILKGAAEDGKESNEDMFSMERNRNQNPQKRQQKTMSGDDPLVHGGHADNIQGDKIDMQSYERNGRKIIYRNGNDDDFMVGGRAQANVRNSLDPLADSRFQDRNGIDLRGNTDEALMVSIRSSSGVNDNRITTINMDYDLSSRSQNPENKVNYEPHDLSLMPERGVEDRSIGYDPALDYEMQLTEDEKRRKESLIDVKKGSKSAEKIQRSKVNGDKKLVGPIRKGKPSKVNSTLEDAKARAEKLRSFKADLQKMKKEQQDAELKRLEGLKIERQKRIAARANSNSNSNSHSHSNSNSISTRKSLPSKLSPMSHKSSKFTDSEPGSSSPLQRSKIRSIGSTNSKKPSTNSKLTEGSSSNRMTKSMSSMSDTKKEVNSIVTPDSKASITRIRRLSDPKKINNNNTHPTTTTLLKTRSAEIVSKTKLSNGPEIKKISAIMSLDQSKAASLPELKIKTSKVSSNLSEKFSKMNEEKDKVSGVAKVNLNEKLLIDENPMIDKSVVMLEHKQPSPVTCRVSKKFEEDCVGIQKVEVVDKETISIQPSSCEVRKNSEMVESSGEKSYQAPVARVSSFEDPSTRNSEYAKAPQPQTNFVGGGTEKAYISDFNNLKLEKIPEVLEKPQVKEVKGFRRLLKLGKKSHTHSDTASGNDVASSGGVHTLKTLIAEDRAPTHGQKSSRHFSLLSSFRGEKKPTP is encoded by the exons ATGAAGTCGAAGACTCGTTTGGACTCCGCCGTATTTCAACTCACGCCAACAAGAACAAG GTGTGATTTATACATCATCGCAAATGATAAGAAAGAGAAGATCGCTTCTGGTTTGCTGAACCCTTTTATTGCGCACCTAAAGACAGCTCAGGATCAGATTGCAGAAGGTGGTTATTCAGTTTTGCTTCAACCAGAATCTGGCAGTAATGCAACATGGTTTACAAAGTGTACAGTTGAAAG TTTTGTTCGCTTTGTGAGCACCCCGGAGATTCTTGAACGTGTCTACACTATAGAATCTGAAATCCTACAGATAGAAGAAGCAATTGCCATTCAAGGAAACAATGATATTATG ATAGAAGACCAACATGTAAAGCCTCTAGCAATGTCAGTCAATGAAGGTAACAAACCTGGACATGATACTGATGAGGATAAGGCAATTGTCCTTTATAAG CCTGGTGTTCAGGAGACTAGCAGTTCCAGTGGCAAGGAGGGAAATTCAAA AGTCCAGCTCTTAAATGTTCTTGAGACACGCAAAACAGTGCTGAAGAAAGAACAAGGCATGGCTTTTGCACGTGCTGTAGCTGCTGGATTTGAAATTGACCATGTGGCAAATTTGTTATCTTTTGCTGAATGTTTCGGTGCATCACGTCTAAT GAGTGCTTGTTTGAGGTACATGGATTTATGGAAGCAGAAACATGATTCAGGACAATGGGTTGAAATAGAACCAGAAGATGCAATTTCCACCAGATCAGATTATTCTGCCATAAATGCATCTGGAATTGTGCTTTCAAGTCATAATAATGAACTCAGAAGTGAGGCTACAACTCCAGAAACTAAAGAAAAAACATCCAGTGATCCAAATGCAG CTGGTCAACAACAATATCATACAGGACAATTTCCCCATCCAGCTTTTCCTCCATGGTCAATGCATTCTTCCCCTGGTTATCAAGCATATCATATGCAAGGAATGCCCTACTATCAACATTATCCAGGAAATGGTCCATTTTACCCTCCACCTTACCCTCCAATGGAGGATCCCCATAGAATTGAACAAAAGAGGCAATCCATGGATAACTTTGATTCTGAAGAAAGTTCAGAACAACATAAAAATACAGGAAAAATGAAATCAGGGAAGGTGGTTATTCGTAATATTAACTTCATCAACTCAAAAAGACAAGATTCCTCAGAAGATGATGAGTCAGCTTCTGACACTGATCCCAAGAGTAATGCAATTGCAAATAAGAAAACCTTAAGATCTCCAAAGAGAAAAGGTAAAAAAGAAACCGAATCTGATAATGGCCATTGGGATGCATTTCAAAGTTTTATACTCAAAGGAGCTGCAGAAGATGGAAAGGAATCCAATGAAGATATGTTTTCCATGGAAAGGAATCGGAATCAGAATCCCCAAAAAAGACAACAAAAAACCATGTCTGGTGATGATCCATTAGTTCATGGAGGACATGCTGACAATATCCAAGGGGACAAAATTGATATGCAATCATATGAAAGAAATGGAAGAAAGATTATTTACAGGAATGGAAATGATGATGATTTCATGGTAGGTGGAAGAGCACAAGCAAATGTAAGGAATTCGTTAGATCCATTGGCTGATTCCAGGTTTCAGGATCGGAATGGAATTGACTTACGTGGGAATACCGATGAAGCATTAATGGTTTCCATCCGATCATCTTCTGGTGTAAATGACAATAGAATTACTACCATCAACATGGATTATGACCTCTCATCAAGAAGTCAAAATCCAGAAAACAAAGTCAACTATGAGCCACATGACTTAAGCTTGATGCCTGAACGAGGTGTTGAAGATAGGTCAATAGGGTATGATCCTGCTCTAGACTACGAAATGCAATTAACTGAAGATGAGAAAAGGAGAAAAGAGAGTTTGATTGATGTCAAGAAAGGATCCAAAAGTGCAGAAAAGATCCAAAGGTCAAAAGTTAATGGGGATAAGAAGCTTGTGGGACCCATAAGGAAGGGTAAACCATCAAAGGTGAATAGTACTTTAGAGGATGCAAAGGCACGTGCTGAGAAACTAAGATCTTTCAAAGCTGATCTCCAGAAAATGAAGAAAGAACAg CAAGATGCAGAACTTAAAAGACTCGAAGGTCTAAAGATAGAAAGGCAAAAGAGAATTGCTGCACGAgccaattccaattccaattccaattcccattcccattccaattccaattccatttCCACGAGAAAATCATTACCATCAAAACTTTCCCCTATGTCCCACAAATCATCAAAGTTCACAGATTCAGAACCCGGATCATCATCTCCTCTACAAAGATCCAAAATAAGATCAATAGGATCAACAAATTCAAAGAAACCCTCAACAAACAGCAAATTAACTGAAGGGAGTAGTAGTAACAGGATGACTAAATCCATGTCATCAATGTCTGACACAAAGAAAGAAGTCAACTCCATTGTTACTCCTGATTCAAAAGCTTCCATTACACGTATTAGAAGGCTATCAGACCCTAaaaagatcaacaacaacaacactcaTCCTACAACTACAACTTTATTGAAGACACGGAGTGCAGAAATTGTTTCTAAAACAAAATTATCAAATGGGCCTGAAATTAAAAAGATTTCTGCTATTATGAGCCTTGATCAAAGTAAGGCAGCGAGTTTACCAGAGCTGAAGATCAAAACATCTAAAGTGTCTTCGAATTTAAGTGAAAAGTTTTCGAAAATGAATGAGGAGAAAGACAAAGTTTCTGGAGTTGCTAAAGTGAATTTGAATGAAAAATTGTTGATTGATGAGAATCCTATGATTGATAAGAGTGTTGTAATGCTTGAACATAAGCAGCCTTCTCCAGTAACTTGTAGGGTAAGTAAAAAGTTTGAGGAAGATTGTGTAGGCATTCAAAAGGTGGAAGTTGTTGATAAGGAGACCATTTCAATCCAACCGAGTTCTTGTGAG GTGAGGAAAAATTCAGAAATGGTGGAAAGTTCAGGGGAAAAAAGCTACCAAGCACCTGTTGCACGTGTGTCATCTTTTGAAGATCCATCAACTAGAAACTCAGAATATGCAAAAGCACCTCAGCCTCAGACAAATTTTGTGGGTGGGGGAACTGAAAAAGCATATATATCTGATTTTAACAACTTAAAATTGGAAAAGATCCCTGAAGTCCTTGAAAAGC
- the LOC111897285 gene encoding COP1-interacting protein 7 isoform X2, giving the protein MKSKTRLDSAVFQLTPTRTRCDLYIIANDKKEKIASGLLNPFIAHLKTAQDQIAEGGYSVLLQPESGSNATWFTKCTVESFVRFVSTPEILERVYTIESEILQIEEAIAIQGNNDIMIEDQHVKPLAMSVNEGNKPGHDTDEDKAIVLYKPGVQETSSSSGKEGNSKVQLLNVLETRKTVLKKEQGMAFARAVAAGFEIDHVANLLSFAECFGASRLMSACLRYMDLWKQKHDSGQWVEIEPEDAISTRSDYSAINASGIVLSSHNNELRSEATTPETKEKTSSDPNAAGQQQYHTGQFPHPAFPPWSMHSSPGYQAYHMQGMPYYQHYPGNGPFYPPPYPPMEDPHRIEQKRQSMDNFDSEESSEQHKNTGKMKSGKVVIRNINFINSKRQDSSEDDESASDTDPKSNAIANKKTLRSPKRKGKKETESDNGHWDAFQSFILKGAAEDGKESNEDMFSMERNRNQNPQKRQQKTMSGDDPLVHGGHADNIQGDKIDMQSYERNGRKIIYRNGNDDDFMVGGRAQANVRNSLDPLADSRFQDRNGIDLRGNTDEALMVSIRSSSGVNDNRITTINMDYDLSSRSQNPENKVNYEPHDLSLMPERGVEDRSIGYDPALDYEMQLTEDEKRRKESLIDVKKGSKSAEKIQRSKVNGDKKLVGPIRKGKPSKVNSTLEDAKARAEKLRSFKADLQKMKKEQQDAELKRLEGLKIERQKRIAARANSNSNSNSHSHSNSNSISTRKSLPSKLSPMSHKSSKFTDSEPGSSSPLQRSKIRSIGSTNSKKPSTNSKLTEGSSSNRMTKSMSSMSDTKKEVNSIVTPDSKASITRIRRLSDPKKINNNNTHPTTTTLLKTRSAEIVSKTKLSNGPEIKKISAIMSLDQSKAASLPELKIKTSKVSSNLSEKFSKMNEEKDKVSGVAKVNLNEKLLIDENPMIDKSVVMLEHKQPSPVTCRVSKKFEEDCVGIQKVEVVDKETISIQPSSCEVRKNSEMVESSGEKSYQAPVARVSSFEDPSTRNSEYAKAPQPQTNFVGGGTEKAYISDFNNLKLEKIPEVLEKPQVKEVKGFRRLLKLGKKSHTHSDTASGNDVASSGGVHTLKTLIAEDRAPTHGQKSSRHFSLLSSFRGEKKATP; this is encoded by the exons ATGAAGTCGAAGACTCGTTTGGACTCCGCCGTATTTCAACTCACGCCAACAAGAACAAG GTGTGATTTATACATCATCGCAAATGATAAGAAAGAGAAGATCGCTTCTGGTTTGCTGAACCCTTTTATTGCGCACCTAAAGACAGCTCAGGATCAGATTGCAGAAGGTGGTTATTCAGTTTTGCTTCAACCAGAATCTGGCAGTAATGCAACATGGTTTACAAAGTGTACAGTTGAAAG TTTTGTTCGCTTTGTGAGCACCCCGGAGATTCTTGAACGTGTCTACACTATAGAATCTGAAATCCTACAGATAGAAGAAGCAATTGCCATTCAAGGAAACAATGATATTATG ATAGAAGACCAACATGTAAAGCCTCTAGCAATGTCAGTCAATGAAGGTAACAAACCTGGACATGATACTGATGAGGATAAGGCAATTGTCCTTTATAAG CCTGGTGTTCAGGAGACTAGCAGTTCCAGTGGCAAGGAGGGAAATTCAAA AGTCCAGCTCTTAAATGTTCTTGAGACACGCAAAACAGTGCTGAAGAAAGAACAAGGCATGGCTTTTGCACGTGCTGTAGCTGCTGGATTTGAAATTGACCATGTGGCAAATTTGTTATCTTTTGCTGAATGTTTCGGTGCATCACGTCTAAT GAGTGCTTGTTTGAGGTACATGGATTTATGGAAGCAGAAACATGATTCAGGACAATGGGTTGAAATAGAACCAGAAGATGCAATTTCCACCAGATCAGATTATTCTGCCATAAATGCATCTGGAATTGTGCTTTCAAGTCATAATAATGAACTCAGAAGTGAGGCTACAACTCCAGAAACTAAAGAAAAAACATCCAGTGATCCAAATGCAG CTGGTCAACAACAATATCATACAGGACAATTTCCCCATCCAGCTTTTCCTCCATGGTCAATGCATTCTTCCCCTGGTTATCAAGCATATCATATGCAAGGAATGCCCTACTATCAACATTATCCAGGAAATGGTCCATTTTACCCTCCACCTTACCCTCCAATGGAGGATCCCCATAGAATTGAACAAAAGAGGCAATCCATGGATAACTTTGATTCTGAAGAAAGTTCAGAACAACATAAAAATACAGGAAAAATGAAATCAGGGAAGGTGGTTATTCGTAATATTAACTTCATCAACTCAAAAAGACAAGATTCCTCAGAAGATGATGAGTCAGCTTCTGACACTGATCCCAAGAGTAATGCAATTGCAAATAAGAAAACCTTAAGATCTCCAAAGAGAAAAGGTAAAAAAGAAACCGAATCTGATAATGGCCATTGGGATGCATTTCAAAGTTTTATACTCAAAGGAGCTGCAGAAGATGGAAAGGAATCCAATGAAGATATGTTTTCCATGGAAAGGAATCGGAATCAGAATCCCCAAAAAAGACAACAAAAAACCATGTCTGGTGATGATCCATTAGTTCATGGAGGACATGCTGACAATATCCAAGGGGACAAAATTGATATGCAATCATATGAAAGAAATGGAAGAAAGATTATTTACAGGAATGGAAATGATGATGATTTCATGGTAGGTGGAAGAGCACAAGCAAATGTAAGGAATTCGTTAGATCCATTGGCTGATTCCAGGTTTCAGGATCGGAATGGAATTGACTTACGTGGGAATACCGATGAAGCATTAATGGTTTCCATCCGATCATCTTCTGGTGTAAATGACAATAGAATTACTACCATCAACATGGATTATGACCTCTCATCAAGAAGTCAAAATCCAGAAAACAAAGTCAACTATGAGCCACATGACTTAAGCTTGATGCCTGAACGAGGTGTTGAAGATAGGTCAATAGGGTATGATCCTGCTCTAGACTACGAAATGCAATTAACTGAAGATGAGAAAAGGAGAAAAGAGAGTTTGATTGATGTCAAGAAAGGATCCAAAAGTGCAGAAAAGATCCAAAGGTCAAAAGTTAATGGGGATAAGAAGCTTGTGGGACCCATAAGGAAGGGTAAACCATCAAAGGTGAATAGTACTTTAGAGGATGCAAAGGCACGTGCTGAGAAACTAAGATCTTTCAAAGCTGATCTCCAGAAAATGAAGAAAGAACAg CAAGATGCAGAACTTAAAAGACTCGAAGGTCTAAAGATAGAAAGGCAAAAGAGAATTGCTGCACGAgccaattccaattccaattccaattcccattcccattccaattccaattccatttCCACGAGAAAATCATTACCATCAAAACTTTCCCCTATGTCCCACAAATCATCAAAGTTCACAGATTCAGAACCCGGATCATCATCTCCTCTACAAAGATCCAAAATAAGATCAATAGGATCAACAAATTCAAAGAAACCCTCAACAAACAGCAAATTAACTGAAGGGAGTAGTAGTAACAGGATGACTAAATCCATGTCATCAATGTCTGACACAAAGAAAGAAGTCAACTCCATTGTTACTCCTGATTCAAAAGCTTCCATTACACGTATTAGAAGGCTATCAGACCCTAaaaagatcaacaacaacaacactcaTCCTACAACTACAACTTTATTGAAGACACGGAGTGCAGAAATTGTTTCTAAAACAAAATTATCAAATGGGCCTGAAATTAAAAAGATTTCTGCTATTATGAGCCTTGATCAAAGTAAGGCAGCGAGTTTACCAGAGCTGAAGATCAAAACATCTAAAGTGTCTTCGAATTTAAGTGAAAAGTTTTCGAAAATGAATGAGGAGAAAGACAAAGTTTCTGGAGTTGCTAAAGTGAATTTGAATGAAAAATTGTTGATTGATGAGAATCCTATGATTGATAAGAGTGTTGTAATGCTTGAACATAAGCAGCCTTCTCCAGTAACTTGTAGGGTAAGTAAAAAGTTTGAGGAAGATTGTGTAGGCATTCAAAAGGTGGAAGTTGTTGATAAGGAGACCATTTCAATCCAACCGAGTTCTTGTGAG GTGAGGAAAAATTCAGAAATGGTGGAAAGTTCAGGGGAAAAAAGCTACCAAGCACCTGTTGCACGTGTGTCATCTTTTGAAGATCCATCAACTAGAAACTCAGAATATGCAAAAGCACCTCAGCCTCAGACAAATTTTGTGGGTGGGGGAACTGAAAAAGCATATATATCTGATTTTAACAACTTAAAATTGGAAAAGATCCCTGAAGTCCTTGAAAAGC